The following are encoded together in the Monodelphis domestica isolate mMonDom1 chromosome 5, mMonDom1.pri, whole genome shotgun sequence genome:
- the CLDN12 gene encoding claudin-12 isoform X3, with protein sequence MMPFSASFIPARSAASPSSLFFADLSEARSCARNEGLCFWGRDTLGDPAGTSPDAFTRGTSAPRVTELSTRLIPNVVGEDPKGKPSQRRSGFFRGILGIVVPSVPGIPRPGKNLTTVPESLQAFSWWEQHFLKQLGLSGNRRRSSNPGSRGRNRGSCPGRSPLFGPLRDPGRGRPVWRRAIPTPQIFWSPAPSTMPDA encoded by the exons ATGATGCCGTTCTCAGCCTCATTCATTCCGGCTAGGTCCGCTGCTTCCccatcttctttattctttgctGACCTCTCGGAGGCACGGAGCTGTGCACGGAACGAGGGGCTGTGCTTTTGGGGCAGGGATACGCTTGGAGACCCCGCAGGCACCAGCCCAGACGCGTTTACCCGGGGAACGAGCGCGCCCCGCGTAACGGAGCTGTCCACTCGACTGATTCCGAACGTGGTGGGAGAAGATCCGAAGGGAAAGCCGAGCCAAAGGAGGTCAGGCTTCTTCCGGGGCATCCTGGGAATTGTAGTCCCCAGTGTGCCAGGGATTCCACGCCCCGGGAAGAACTTGACTACGGTCCCCGAAAGCCTCCAGGCTTTCAGCTGGTGGGAGCAGCACTTCCTGAAACAGCTCGGGCTCAGCGGGAACCGACGCCGCAGCAGCAATCCAGGCAGCCGCGGCAGAAACCGCGGCAGCTGCCCAGGGCGATCTCCTCTCTTTGGGCCACTGCGGGACCCAGGCCGTGGGAGGCCCGTTTGGAGGAGAGCCATTCCGACGCCGCAGATCTTTTGGA gTCCAGCACCCAGTACAATGCCTGACGCAtag
- the CLDN12 gene encoding claudin-12 isoform X2, with amino-acid sequence MGCRDVHAATVLSFLCGIASVAGLFAGTMLPNWRKLRLITFNKNEKNLTVYTGLWVKCARYDRSSDCLMYDTKWYSSVDQLDLRVLQFALPLSILIAVSALILCLIGMCNTAFRSSVPNIKLAKCLVNSAGCHLVAGLLFFSAGVVSLTPSIWVIFYNHHLNRKFEPVFTYDYAVYVTAASSGGLFLTALLLFLWYCACKALPSPLWQPLYSHTPSMHSYSQPYSARSRLSAIEIDIPVVSHAT; translated from the coding sequence atgGGTTGTCGGGATGTCCATGCAGCAACGGTGCTCTCCTTCCTGTGCGGCATCGCCTCCGTGGCGGGGCTCTTTGCCGGGACGATGCTTCCCaactggaggaaactgagactgatcACGTTCAACAAGAATGAGAAGAACCTGACGGTCTACACGGGGCTGTGGGTGAAGTGTGCGCGCTATGACCGGAGCAGCGACTGCCTGATGTATGATACCAAGTGGTATTCGTCCGTGGACCAGTTGGACCTGCGAGTGCTTCAATTCGCCCTCCCTCTGAGCATCCTCATCGCCGTGTCCGCACTCATACTGTGTCTCATTGGGATGTGTAACACGGCCTTCAGGTCATCCGTGCCCAACATCAAGCTGGCCAAGTGTCTGGTCAATAGTGCGGGCTGCCACTTGGTGGCCGGCCTCCTGTTCTTCTCTGCCGGCGTGGTGAGCCTCACCCCGTCCATCTGGGTCATCTTCTATAACCACCACCTGAACAGGAAGTTCGAGCCCGTGTTCACGTACGACTATGCCGTGTACGTCACCGCGGCCAGCTCCGGGGGCCTGTTCCTGACGGCGCTCTTGCTCTTCCTGTGGTACTGTGCATGCAAGGCCCTGCCTTCCCCTCTGTGGCAGCCCCTGTACTCCCACACCCCCAGCATGCACAGCTATTCTCAGCCCTACTCGGCCAGATCTCGCCTCTCAGCCATCGAGATAGACATCCCTGTGGTGAGCCACGCCACCTAA